Genomic segment of Salvia hispanica cultivar TCC Black 2014 chromosome 2, UniMelb_Shisp_WGS_1.0, whole genome shotgun sequence:
CCCTCTTTGGCGGGAGGCCCTCAGATTCGCCTTCTCCATCCCCACCCGAGTCTACTGGGCTGTCCCGCGCCTCGTTCACCCCATTCGGCTGGTTCAGATAAGCCTTGGGGCTCGTGAACACATCCATCCCTCCCGACAGGCCTGCCTGCGGCATGGGAGACGACAAGAGCCCGTCCATCTTGGTGAAGTAAATCCACTTACAAGCCACAATCCCGTTGTTCTCCCCCAGCTTGGCCTTCTCCTTCTTGTACTTCTTCTTCAACGTGTCCAATCGGTTCCGACACTGAGTGTCGGTTCTCTCAATCTGCGACCCCTGGGACACCTTCTCTGAGACCTCCTGCCACTCTTCAGAACGCAGGCTCTTCCTCCCTCGCTTCAGATACCTCTCGCCCCAAGCATCGAGTAAGACAGAGGTCTCGCGCTCAGTCCAATCCAGGAGAGGGTTCCGCCCGCCATACGATGGCTTTGGCACCGGCGGTGAGGGTGAGGCTGGGATCCGACGCGCAAACTCATAGCTCGACAGCAGGGTTTTCAGCTTCCTCTTCTTCGGGAGCCTCTGAGGATCACCGGGctcgtcatcatcatcatccgTGGTGTCGCCATCACCTCCATAATCATCTATACCTATCCTCAGAACACCATCCGATccatcatcatcgtcatcatcctcctcctccaaaTCAATATATGATTTTCCATCATTTTGAGGATAACTGACATTTTGATTAGGAAACTTTTCCTCATTTAAGGACATGGTGTTATCATCCTCATCACTCATCGCGATTACAAATCAGCCCCCAAATTCCACTTCCTAATTAGCTCAAGAGATCAGCTTCCTTGAATAAAGGTTGCTTCTTGAAGCGCttaaaaccctaaaaaatagggatcattaaattattactaccaGATAAAGAATTCCGATTCAAACTGAGTAACATAACCTAACAGCAATCAAATACATTTAATGATCAACAGCcataaatatcatttaaaagaacaaaaaaaaaccccaattCACACATCTCTCAAATCGTATTCAGAAAACGGCGGATTAAACACGAATGAACTCAAATTGGAATCTTTACAGCTGAAAcctaaaaaattgattaaatcaATTGCGAATTTTACCTCGGAACAGTCGATTGCGCAGTGGGGATGCTTCAAAGGCTCAG
This window contains:
- the LOC125208042 gene encoding trihelix transcription factor ASIL1-like — encoded protein: MSDEDDNTMSLNEEKFPNQNVSYPQNDGKSYIDLEEEDDDDDDGSDGVLRIGIDDYGGDGDTTDDDDDEPGDPQRLPKKRKLKTLLSSYEFARRIPASPSPPVPKPSYGGRNPLLDWTERETSVLLDAWGERYLKRGRKSLRSEEWQEVSEKVSQGSQIERTDTQCRNRLDTLKKKYKKEKAKLGENNGIVACKWIYFTKMDGLLSSPMPQAGLSGGMDVFTSPKAYLNQPNGVNEARDSPVDSGGDGEGESEGLPPKRGSNGVFKMLADSIHKFSEIYQKIELSKRQQMVELEKMRMDFHRDMDLQKRQILEKAQADIEKIWHGDDEDNDASPENVSG